One part of the Streptococcus sp. oral taxon 431 genome encodes these proteins:
- the rfbB gene encoding dTDP-glucose 4,6-dehydratase, giving the protein MTEYKKIIVTGGAGFIGSNFVHYVYKNFPDVHVTVLDKLTYAGNRANIEEILGDRVELVVGDIADAELVDKLAAQADAIVHYAAESHNDNSLSDPSPFIHTNFIGTYTLLEAARKYDIRFHHVSTDEVYGDLPLREDLPGHGEGPGEKFTAETKYNPSSPYSSTKAASDLIVKAWVRSFGVKATISNCSNNYGPYQHIEKFIPRQITNILSGIKPKLYGEGKNVRDWIHTNDHSSGVWTILTKGQIGETYLIGADGEKNNKEVLELILKEMGQPADAYDHVTDRAGHDLRYAIDASKLRDELGWKPEFTNFEQGLKETIQWYKDNQDWWQGEKEAVEANYAQTQEVLEK; this is encoded by the coding sequence ATGACTGAATACAAAAAAATTATCGTGACAGGAGGAGCTGGTTTTATCGGATCCAACTTTGTCCATTATGTTTACAAGAATTTTCCAGATGTTCACGTGACAGTCTTGGACAAGTTGACTTATGCTGGAAACCGCGCTAATATTGAGGAAATTTTAGGTGATCGTGTTGAGTTAGTTGTTGGTGACATTGCTGATGCAGAGTTGGTAGACAAGTTGGCAGCTCAAGCCGACGCTATCGTTCACTATGCGGCGGAAAGTCATAATGACAATTCACTGAGTGATCCATCACCATTTATCCATACCAACTTCATCGGAACCTATACTCTTTTGGAAGCGGCTCGCAAATATGATATTCGTTTCCACCATGTGTCTACAGACGAAGTTTATGGTGATCTTCCTCTACGTGAGGATTTGCCAGGTCATGGTGAAGGACCAGGTGAGAAATTTACTGCTGAAACCAAATACAACCCAAGCTCTCCGTACTCATCAACTAAGGCAGCTTCAGACTTGATTGTGAAAGCTTGGGTACGTTCTTTTGGAGTCAAGGCAACGATTTCTAACTGTTCAAACAACTACGGTCCTTATCAACACATTGAAAAATTTATCCCACGTCAGATTACCAACATCCTAAGTGGCATAAAGCCAAAACTGTATGGTGAAGGTAAGAACGTTCGCGACTGGATTCACACCAATGACCATTCTTCAGGTGTATGGACAATCTTGACAAAAGGTCAAATTGGTGAAACCTACTTGATTGGTGCTGATGGTGAAAAGAACAACAAGGAAGTTTTGGAACTAATCCTTAAGGAAATGGGACAACCTGCCGATGCCTATGATCATGTGACTGACCGTGCTGGACATGACCTTCGTTATGCGATTGACGCAAGCAAGCTCCGTGATGAGTTGGGCTGGAAACCAGAATTTACTAACTTTGAACAAGGTCTCAAAGAAACCATTCAATGGTACAAAGATAACCAAGACTGGTGGCAAGGAGAAAAAGAAGCTGTTGAAGCCAACTACGCTCAAACACAAGAGGTTCTTGAAAAATAA
- a CDS encoding dTDP-4-dehydrorhamnose 3,5-epimerase family protein produces MTDNFFGKTLAARKVDAIPGMLEFDIPVHGDNRGWFKENFQKEKMLPLGFPESFFVEGKLQNNVSFSRKNVLRGLHAEPWDKYISVADGGKVLGSWVDLREGETFGNTYQTVIDASKGIFVPRGVANGFQVLSDTVSYSYLVNDYWALELKPKYAFVNYADPSLGIEWENLAEAEVSEADKNHPLLKDVKPLKKEDL; encoded by the coding sequence ATGACAGACAATTTTTTTGGTAAGACGCTTGCAGCACGTAAGGTTGATGCAATTCCAGGTATGCTAGAATTTGATATCCCCGTTCATGGTGATAATCGTGGCTGGTTTAAAGAAAATTTCCAAAAGGAAAAAATGCTCCCACTTGGTTTCCCAGAGTCTTTCTTTGTAGAAGGAAAATTGCAAAACAATGTATCTTTCTCACGCAAAAATGTCCTACGTGGTCTCCATGCAGAGCCTTGGGATAAGTACATCTCTGTAGCAGATGGTGGGAAAGTTCTGGGCTCTTGGGTTGATCTACGCGAGGGCGAAACCTTTGGGAATACTTATCAGACGGTTATTGATGCTAGCAAGGGAATCTTTGTTCCTCGAGGCGTGGCCAATGGCTTTCAAGTTCTATCAGATACAGTTTCTTACAGTTATCTGGTCAATGATTACTGGGCTCTTGAACTCAAACCCAAGTATGCCTTTGTGAACTACGCTGATCCAAGTCTTGGCATCGAATGGGAAAATCTTGCAGAAGCAGAAGTTTCAGAAGCAGATAAAAATCATCCACTACTTAAGGATGTAAAACCTTTGAAAAAAGAAGATTTGTAA
- the rfbA gene encoding glucose-1-phosphate thymidylyltransferase RfbA, which translates to MKGIILAGGSGTRLYPLTRAASKQLMPVYDKPMIYYPLSTLMLAGIRDILIISTPQDLTRFKDLLQDGSEFGIKLSYAEQPSPDGLAQAFIIGEKFIGDDSVALILGDNIYHGPGLSKMLQKAAGKDSGATVFGYHVKDPERFGVVEFDKDMNAISIEEKPEHPRSNYAVTGLYFYDNDVVEIAKNIKPSPRGELEITDVNKAYLDRGDLSVEVMGRGFAWLDTGTHESLLEASQYIETVQRMQNVQVANLEEIAYRMGYISREDVLALAQPLKKNEYGQYLLRLIGEA; encoded by the coding sequence ATGAAAGGTATTATTCTCGCAGGTGGCTCGGGGACACGTTTATATCCTTTGACTCGAGCTGCATCAAAACAACTGATGCCGGTTTATGATAAACCGATGATTTACTATCCACTTTCAACATTGATGTTGGCTGGGATTAGAGATATTTTGATTATTTCAACTCCACAAGATTTGACTCGTTTTAAAGATTTACTTCAAGATGGATCTGAGTTTGGGATTAAACTTTCTTACGCAGAGCAACCAAGTCCAGATGGTTTGGCACAAGCCTTTATCATTGGTGAAAAGTTTATTGGCGATGACAGCGTTGCTCTAATCTTAGGCGACAATATCTATCACGGGCCTGGCCTTTCTAAGATGTTACAAAAGGCAGCAGGTAAGGATTCGGGAGCAACTGTGTTTGGCTACCATGTTAAGGATCCAGAGCGCTTTGGTGTGGTTGAGTTTGACAAGGATATGAACGCTATTTCTATCGAAGAAAAACCAGAACACCCTCGTTCAAACTATGCAGTTACAGGCCTCTATTTCTACGATAATGATGTAGTGGAAATTGCTAAAAATATTAAACCAAGTCCTCGTGGTGAGTTGGAAATTACAGATGTAAACAAGGCTTATCTAGATCGTGGAGATTTGTCCGTTGAGGTTATGGGACGCGGCTTTGCTTGGTTGGATACTGGGACTCATGAAAGTTTACTAGAGGCTTCACAGTACATCGAAACAGTCCAACGGATGCAAAATGTTCAGGTAGCTAATTTGGAAGAAATTGCTTATCGCATGGGCTATATCAGTCGAGAAGATGTGTTGGCCTTAGCCCAACCGCTTAAGAAAAATGAATACGGACAGTATTTGCTCCGTTTGATAGGAGAAGCATAG
- the tagD gene encoding glycerol-3-phosphate cytidylyltransferase, with protein sequence MKRVITYGTFDLLHYGHINLLRRAKELGDYLVVVVSSDEFNLIEKNKVCYFNYEHRKSLVEAIRYVDLVIPETSWEQKRSDVKEYHIDTFVMGDDWIGEFDYLKEEGVEVVYLPRTKEISTTKIKKDLSE encoded by the coding sequence ATGAAAAGAGTAATTACATACGGAACGTTTGATTTGCTTCATTATGGACATATCAATTTATTGCGACGTGCAAAAGAATTAGGTGACTATCTAGTGGTAGTTGTTTCAAGTGATGAATTCAACCTAATTGAAAAAAATAAAGTTTGTTACTTTAATTATGAGCATAGAAAAAGTTTAGTCGAAGCTATTAGATATGTGGATCTTGTTATTCCTGAAACTAGTTGGGAACAAAAACGGAGTGATGTCAAAGAGTATCATATTGATACTTTTGTGATGGGGGATGATTGGATTGGAGAATTTGATTATCTAAAAGAAGAAGGAGTCGAAGTTGTTTACTTACCGCGGACCAAAGAAATTTCGACAACTAAAATAAAAAAAGATTTATCAGAGTAA